In Streptomyces qaidamensis, one DNA window encodes the following:
- the dpgB gene encoding enoyl-CoA-hydratase DpgB, whose amino-acid sequence MTTLRIRLDSTQGMAPPTRTITAFRERAEDERAAAAVIELGPGHTDWPGSVDVHTVNKWERALRQWERLDAVTLVTASGACGGPAFDLLMTADIRIAAPDLRIALPTAAGDFWPGMAVHRLTHRVGVSFARRLTLCMSGTGVLESCQALDLGIVDEITDALDDRVAKALAGSPSGVAARLLRGLILDAPCTSSEDALGTHLGACDRALRAAGAPRTGGER is encoded by the coding sequence ATGACGACACTGCGCATACGGCTCGATTCCACGCAGGGCATGGCGCCACCGACCAGGACGATCACCGCGTTCCGTGAGCGGGCGGAGGACGAGCGGGCCGCGGCGGCGGTGATCGAACTCGGCCCCGGCCACACGGACTGGCCGGGCTCCGTCGACGTCCACACGGTGAACAAGTGGGAGCGCGCCCTGCGGCAGTGGGAACGCCTGGACGCCGTCACCCTCGTGACCGCCTCCGGGGCGTGCGGCGGGCCCGCGTTCGACCTGCTCATGACCGCGGACATCCGGATCGCCGCCCCCGACCTGCGGATCGCCCTGCCCACCGCGGCCGGGGACTTCTGGCCCGGCATGGCCGTCCACCGGCTCACCCACCGCGTCGGTGTCTCCTTCGCCCGCAGGCTCACACTGTGCATGTCGGGCACCGGAGTGCTGGAGTCCTGCCAGGCGCTCGATCTGGGCATCGTCGACGAGATCACCGACGCGCTCGACGACCGCGTGGCCAAGGCCCTGGCAGGCAGTCCCTCCGGCGTCGCGGCCCGGCTGCTGCGCGGCCTGATCCTCGACGCCCCCTGCACCTCCTCCGAGGATGCGCTCGGCACCCATCTCGGCGCCTGTGATCGGGCGTTGCGCGCCGCCGGAGCCCCAAGGACGGGAGGCGAGCGGTGA
- a CDS encoding phosphotransferase family protein, which yields MRRGSSTISLSAGLRAKLHALPKPDLPLGELDPFVRLAERIDAASAIPGDDRQWLHGRLKDLKDQWGSRPKGLPEGVVHGDAWVGNVARTEAGPMLLDFERASFGPPGVGSRVDRSEAHHDRRGVCGGVRRVLRDLRR from the coding sequence GTGCGTCGAGGAAGCAGCACCATCTCCCTCAGCGCCGGCCTGCGGGCAAAACTGCACGCCCTGCCGAAACCAGACCTACCCCTTGGCGAGCTGGACCCGTTCGTCCGATTGGCTGAGCGCATTGACGCAGCGAGCGCGATTCCTGGCGATGACCGACAGTGGCTGCACGGCCGGCTCAAGGACCTCAAGGACCAGTGGGGTTCGAGGCCGAAGGGCCTGCCGGAGGGTGTAGTTCACGGGGATGCATGGGTCGGCAACGTGGCGCGCACGGAGGCCGGCCCGATGTTGCTCGACTTCGAGCGCGCTTCGTTCGGCCCCCCCGGAGTGGGATCTCGTGTCGACCGCAGTGAAGCTCACCACGACCGGCGCGGTGTCTGCGGAGGAGTACGCCGCGTTCTGCGAGACTTACGGCGCTGA
- a CDS encoding VOC family protein, with product MTTSVVSIVYVNDAPTAARFYGDLLGMSPSFETPGYITFDLGPGADLGLWSGQFEHLSPDIPRTSEVCLAIDGGPDELNATFEQWQSKGVTILREPHDAGFGLTFLAADPDGNRIRVAPQD from the coding sequence ATGACCACATCCGTCGTGTCCATCGTCTACGTGAACGACGCTCCCACCGCAGCTCGTTTCTACGGCGACCTCCTCGGCATGAGCCCCTCGTTCGAGACTCCGGGATACATCACCTTCGACCTCGGGCCAGGCGCTGACCTCGGTCTGTGGTCTGGCCAGTTCGAGCATCTGTCACCGGACATCCCGCGCACCAGTGAGGTTTGCCTGGCCATCGACGGTGGACCCGACGAGCTCAACGCGACCTTTGAGCAGTGGCAGTCCAAGGGGGTCACGATCCTGCGCGAGCCTCATGATGCGGGGTTCGGGCTGACCTTCCTCGCAGCCGATCCGGACGGGAACCGTATCCGCGTCGCACCGCAGGACTGA
- a CDS encoding helix-turn-helix transcriptional regulator — MTPDRFFALMLLLESRDAVTTQELASALGVSLRTITRDLNWLRDAGLPVSAHRGRLGGVTMLPGSGLDLTRLTPGERDHLSLTGLDEKQRAELNVSVESQRALSKIVATQSRRVHELLPLTDVVHVDSRPWLQEHTSGTTPASLIGAVRRGRRLRIEYDSRRESCPRHPVVDPYGLFAKAGTWYLVADCARVPRMYRLERITTWKEVDQPRRIRENQTLATVAAALIEQWEHNHAIEVSATIDQTQIDRAQRIFGQRLVRGDHEESATGHKVTIRFLHLEDVRALLPFGSAITVHGPTEARDHLRDLATNLAHHYAPSPTS; from the coding sequence GTGACCCCAGACCGCTTCTTCGCCCTGATGCTGCTCCTCGAATCGAGGGATGCCGTGACTACACAGGAACTTGCCTCGGCGCTCGGGGTATCCCTTCGAACCATCACCCGGGATCTGAACTGGCTCCGTGACGCCGGTCTGCCGGTGTCCGCACACCGGGGTCGCCTCGGAGGCGTGACCATGCTGCCCGGGTCCGGGCTCGACCTCACGCGGCTCACACCGGGCGAGCGTGATCATCTGTCGCTCACCGGGCTGGATGAGAAGCAACGTGCGGAGCTCAACGTATCGGTTGAAAGCCAGCGCGCGCTCTCCAAGATCGTCGCTACACAGTCACGTCGAGTTCATGAGCTCCTGCCGCTCACCGACGTAGTGCACGTGGACAGCCGTCCCTGGCTCCAGGAACATACGTCCGGCACGACTCCGGCTTCGCTGATCGGCGCAGTGCGGCGAGGTCGCCGACTACGGATCGAGTACGACAGCCGACGCGAATCATGCCCACGCCACCCGGTCGTGGATCCCTACGGGCTGTTCGCCAAGGCCGGCACCTGGTACCTCGTCGCCGACTGTGCCCGCGTGCCACGGATGTACCGACTCGAACGGATCACGACGTGGAAAGAAGTCGACCAGCCACGCCGGATCCGCGAGAACCAGACCCTGGCCACCGTCGCTGCAGCGCTCATTGAGCAGTGGGAACACAACCACGCGATAGAGGTCAGCGCCACCATCGACCAGACGCAGATCGATCGAGCGCAACGGATCTTCGGCCAACGCCTCGTCCGGGGCGACCATGAAGAATCCGCCACCGGCCACAAGGTGACGATCCGCTTCCTGCATCTGGAGGACGTGCGAGCACTACTGCCGTTCGGGAGCGCCATCACTGTGCACGGCCCCACCGAAGCCAGGGATCACCTCCGCGACCTCGCCACCAATCTTGCCCACCACTATGCGCCGTCACCAACGTCCTGA
- a CDS encoding dihydrofolate reductase family protein yields the protein MTDASTGKVVVNRVMSLDGFIAGPGHTMDWIFEHMTSTTFPEVMAATGAMLIGRGTYEVGKRMSDENPGYDGGAQFVLTHRPPDELDPNVTFLTCDIEEAVATARRAAGDKNLEILGADVAAQCLQRGLVDEILVYVLPVLLGDGVRFAPPGLDRIDLEPFSNVQSGGVTMLRFHVRK from the coding sequence ATGACGGATGCGAGCACCGGCAAAGTGGTCGTGAACAGGGTGATGTCCCTCGATGGGTTCATCGCCGGTCCCGGCCACACGATGGACTGGATCTTCGAGCACATGACGTCGACGACGTTCCCGGAGGTCATGGCGGCCACGGGCGCCATGCTCATCGGCCGGGGCACGTACGAGGTCGGCAAGCGCATGTCCGACGAGAACCCCGGCTACGACGGCGGGGCGCAGTTCGTCCTCACCCACCGCCCGCCCGACGAGCTGGACCCCAACGTCACCTTCCTCACCTGCGACATCGAGGAAGCCGTGGCCACGGCACGCCGCGCCGCCGGCGACAAGAACCTGGAGATCCTCGGCGCCGACGTGGCCGCCCAGTGCCTACAGCGCGGCCTCGTCGACGAGATCCTGGTGTACGTGCTGCCGGTGCTGCTCGGCGACGGCGTCCGCTTCGCGCCGCCGGGCCTCGACCGGATCGACCTGGAACCGTTCAGCAACGTCCAGTCGGGCGGGGTCACCATGCTGCGCTTCCACGTGCGCAAGTAG
- a CDS encoding SDR family NAD(P)-dependent oxidoreductase, with the protein MSTIKEFTDRAVIVTGAGSGIGRATAIAFAARGAHVAVADLNAEGAAAVVKEIEQAGGSAVAVVGDLSDQSVVDAVVDTTLKSFGSIDVLVNNAGIMDSMSAVADVSDAEWERLIRINLTAPFLLTRAALPHMLQAGRGSIMFTASEASLRGSAAGAAYTAAKHGIVGLTKSLAVMYRSSGIRANAIAPGGTITGIQLSADPEALGPQTLASYMGNVGQPAAAETQAAAIVFLASDAASNISGVVLPVDGGWSAV; encoded by the coding sequence ATGAGCACCATCAAGGAATTCACGGACCGAGCCGTGATCGTCACCGGAGCCGGCTCCGGCATCGGCCGGGCGACGGCGATCGCGTTCGCGGCGCGCGGCGCACACGTGGCCGTCGCCGACCTCAACGCCGAGGGCGCCGCGGCGGTCGTCAAGGAGATCGAACAGGCCGGCGGCAGCGCGGTCGCCGTCGTCGGCGACCTGAGCGACCAGAGCGTCGTCGACGCGGTCGTCGACACAACCCTGAAGTCGTTCGGCAGCATCGACGTCCTCGTCAACAACGCCGGGATCATGGACAGCATGTCCGCGGTCGCCGACGTCAGCGACGCCGAGTGGGAACGGCTGATACGCATCAACCTGACCGCCCCGTTCCTCCTCACCCGGGCCGCACTGCCGCACATGCTGCAGGCCGGGCGCGGCTCCATCATGTTCACCGCCTCGGAGGCGTCCCTGCGCGGATCGGCCGCCGGCGCCGCGTATACGGCCGCCAAGCACGGAATCGTCGGCCTGACCAAGTCGCTGGCGGTCATGTATCGCTCCTCGGGCATCCGCGCGAACGCAATCGCCCCGGGAGGCACCATCACCGGCATCCAGCTCAGCGCGGACCCCGAGGCCCTCGGCCCGCAGACCCTGGCGTCGTACATGGGCAATGTCGGACAGCCGGCCGCCGCCGAGACCCAGGCCGCGGCCATCGTGTTCCTCGCCTCCGACGCGGCGAGCAACATCAGCGGTGTCGTGCTGCCCGTGGACGGCGGTTGGTCCGCGGTCTGA
- a CDS encoding MFS transporter, with the protein MSKPAVSHTLGVAVLAFGGIVAATMQTLVVPILGELPEILGTSASNASWVVTVTLLTAAVATPIAGRLGDQHGKRRMLIACTIPLCSGSVLAAVATSLPLMLVGRGLQGMGAGLVPLGISAMRDIMPPEKLNTAVALMSASLGIGGALGLPLAATVAQYGSWRALFWVSAVLSLVAAVLIRLILPVPASPGRAGSGFDFVGALGLSTGLAALLLAVSKGADWGWSSGMTLGLFGTATIVLLTWAWWELRTTEPMVDLRTTARPQVLLTNAASVVVGFSMMASSLIVPQLLQLPERTGHGLGKSMLVAGLVMAPGGLAMMAVAPVAGRISTKFGPKVTLLTGCLIVAAGYLASLYLMDSVATLMAVVIVISGGIGFAYGAMPALIMGAVPATETAAANGFNALMRSIGTSASSAVVGLVLSQMTVTIGPMSIPSEDGFRTGLLIGGLAALLAALITLAIPCRRPAEQPSTSTGVSAETSQIPTHVKESNS; encoded by the coding sequence ATGTCCAAGCCCGCAGTGAGCCACACCCTCGGCGTGGCGGTGCTGGCCTTCGGCGGCATCGTGGCCGCGACCATGCAGACCTTGGTGGTGCCGATCCTCGGTGAACTGCCGGAGATCCTCGGCACCTCCGCGTCCAACGCGTCCTGGGTCGTCACGGTCACGCTGCTGACCGCTGCCGTGGCCACCCCCATCGCCGGCCGCCTGGGTGATCAGCACGGCAAGCGCCGTATGCTGATCGCCTGCACGATCCCCCTCTGTTCGGGTTCTGTCCTGGCCGCCGTGGCCACCTCCCTGCCGCTGATGCTCGTCGGGCGCGGGCTGCAGGGCATGGGGGCGGGACTGGTGCCGCTCGGCATCAGCGCGATGCGCGACATCATGCCGCCGGAGAAGCTCAACACCGCCGTCGCGCTGATGAGCGCCTCGCTCGGAATCGGCGGCGCGCTCGGCCTCCCGCTGGCGGCGACGGTGGCCCAGTACGGCAGTTGGCGCGCGCTGTTCTGGGTGAGCGCGGTGCTCAGCCTGGTCGCGGCGGTGCTGATCCGCCTCATTCTCCCGGTTCCGGCGTCACCGGGGAGGGCCGGAAGCGGGTTCGACTTCGTGGGAGCCCTGGGGCTCAGCACTGGCCTGGCGGCACTGCTCCTCGCGGTGTCCAAGGGTGCCGACTGGGGCTGGAGCAGTGGCATGACGCTCGGGCTCTTCGGCACGGCGACCATCGTCCTGCTTACCTGGGCCTGGTGGGAGCTGCGCACCACGGAACCGATGGTCGACCTGCGCACCACGGCCCGACCGCAAGTCCTCCTGACCAATGCCGCTTCCGTCGTCGTCGGCTTCTCCATGATGGCCTCGTCGCTCATCGTGCCGCAGCTGCTGCAGCTGCCCGAGCGGACCGGCCACGGACTCGGCAAGTCGATGCTGGTCGCGGGCTTGGTGATGGCACCGGGCGGACTCGCGATGATGGCGGTGGCACCCGTGGCCGGCCGTATCTCCACGAAGTTCGGGCCGAAGGTCACGCTCCTCACCGGCTGCCTGATCGTCGCGGCAGGCTATCTGGCCTCGCTGTACCTGATGGACTCCGTGGCGACCCTGATGGCCGTGGTGATCGTCATCTCCGGTGGCATCGGCTTCGCGTACGGCGCGATGCCCGCACTCATCATGGGCGCCGTCCCGGCGACGGAGACGGCGGCGGCCAACGGCTTCAACGCCCTCATGCGGTCCATCGGCACCTCCGCCTCTTCGGCCGTGGTCGGCCTCGTCCTGTCCCAGATGACCGTCACGATCGGACCGATGAGCATCCCGTCCGAGGACGGTTTTCGCACCGGATTGCTCATCGGCGGGCTCGCAGCCCTGCTCGCGGCACTGATCACCCTCGCCATTCCCTGCCGCAGGCCCGCCGAACAGCCCTCGACCAGCACAGGCGTCTCCGCCGAGACCAGCCAGATCCCCACCCATGTGAAAGAGAGCAACTCATGA
- a CDS encoding SMP-30/gluconolactonase/LRE family protein has product MITDRQARTPTRFDEPGNHRPRSARWRAERLNPPHRLWGSNGIAFGPDRRLYVAEFLAGRVSAVDPATGDLEVIVPMDGPVQSPDDLAFGADGSMYIADLVPGRVWRRSPDGTYTLVSDQVQVPNGITCIGDRLFVNEMKFDGRLLELFPDGGDPVVLTDGLALGNAMQRGPDGCLYYPHMVTGQVWRIPPDGGEPEVVAHDVHEPVAVRFDQGGVLHVLSRGVEGIVTRIDLHGSGSRSLVVSGLVGLDNAAFDAENRMFVSSYAAGGITELHPDGRTREIVPRGLDGPYGVTVAPGGTVYAADHYRLATPAATHEGEPATVVRAGDPGGGVTSLTLLPPAVHGVAAADGLVHCTSQYGDVHTYDPEQNTTRLRATGLDEPGGIAVGPDGSLVVAETGAGRIVAVGPDGTITALVEGIDHPVDVTFDDEGRAYVSDDRRGTVLRIDDGKTVTVADGLGAPQGLAASGDELFVVETDHRRIRVISLTTGASRVDAEDLPLGPPPGVVPRAEPALFTPDGMPGVPRRFAGLAATPCGSLLLAAHGEGTVLRFTPVRDESDDQDDQGSSSTRLGTA; this is encoded by the coding sequence GTGATCACCGACCGACAGGCAAGGACGCCCACCAGGTTCGACGAGCCCGGCAACCACCGGCCGAGAAGCGCTCGTTGGCGGGCCGAGCGGCTCAACCCGCCCCACCGGTTGTGGGGTTCCAACGGCATCGCCTTCGGCCCGGACCGTCGGCTGTACGTCGCCGAGTTCCTGGCCGGGCGCGTCAGCGCCGTCGATCCGGCCACGGGTGACCTGGAGGTGATCGTGCCGATGGACGGCCCGGTGCAGTCCCCGGACGACCTGGCTTTCGGCGCGGACGGCTCGATGTACATCGCCGACCTGGTCCCCGGCCGCGTATGGCGCCGCAGCCCTGACGGAACGTACACGCTGGTCTCCGACCAGGTGCAGGTACCGAACGGCATCACCTGTATCGGGGACCGGCTCTTCGTCAACGAAATGAAATTCGACGGCCGCCTCCTGGAGCTGTTCCCGGACGGCGGCGACCCTGTGGTGCTGACCGACGGTCTGGCCTTGGGCAACGCCATGCAGCGCGGCCCGGACGGTTGCTTGTACTACCCGCACATGGTCACCGGCCAGGTCTGGCGTATCCCACCGGACGGCGGGGAGCCGGAGGTGGTCGCGCATGACGTGCACGAACCGGTTGCCGTCCGCTTCGATCAGGGCGGTGTCCTGCATGTCCTGTCGCGTGGAGTCGAAGGCATCGTGACACGCATCGATCTGCACGGCAGCGGATCCCGGTCCCTCGTCGTAAGTGGCCTGGTGGGCTTGGACAATGCCGCCTTCGACGCCGAGAACCGCATGTTCGTCTCCAGCTACGCCGCCGGTGGCATCACGGAGTTGCACCCCGACGGTCGCACCCGCGAGATCGTACCGCGAGGGCTCGACGGTCCGTACGGCGTGACCGTCGCCCCCGGCGGCACGGTGTACGCGGCCGACCACTACCGTCTGGCCACCCCGGCGGCCACGCACGAAGGTGAGCCGGCCACCGTCGTCCGGGCCGGCGATCCGGGCGGGGGCGTCACTTCGCTCACCCTGCTGCCGCCCGCAGTCCACGGCGTGGCCGCCGCCGACGGCCTGGTGCACTGCACCTCGCAGTACGGCGACGTCCACACCTATGACCCCGAGCAGAACACAACTCGCCTGCGAGCAACCGGCCTTGATGAGCCCGGCGGGATAGCGGTGGGGCCGGACGGGTCACTCGTGGTCGCCGAGACCGGGGCGGGACGGATCGTGGCCGTCGGGCCGGACGGCACCATCACCGCGCTCGTCGAAGGCATCGACCATCCCGTGGACGTGACCTTCGACGACGAGGGGCGGGCGTACGTCAGCGACGACCGGCGCGGGACGGTGCTGCGGATCGACGACGGGAAGACGGTCACCGTCGCGGACGGACTCGGGGCACCACAGGGCCTGGCGGCCTCAGGGGACGAGCTGTTCGTCGTGGAGACCGACCACCGCCGAATCCGGGTGATCTCCCTCACCACGGGGGCGAGCCGCGTCGATGCCGAGGACCTTCCGCTCGGGCCGCCTCCGGGCGTCGTGCCGCGTGCAGAACCCGCCTTGTTCACTCCCGACGGCATGCCCGGCGTACCCCGCCGGTTCGCCGGCCTCGCGGCCACTCCTTGCGGCTCGCTCCTCCTCGCCGCCCATGGCGAAGGCACCGTACTGCGTTTCACGCCGGTACGTGACGAGTCCGACGACCAGGACGATCAGGGAAGTTCAAGCACACGGCTCGGTACCGCATGA
- a CDS encoding flavin-containing monooxygenase yields MSAPHTSTTLTTPGLPEPDFDIEALREKYRAERDRRLRPDGTSQYHGVGGRFGYYAQDPYTDQEFTREPLHDRVEAVVIGGGFGGLLAAARLRQVGVESIRVIEKGGDFGGTWYWNRYPGIHCDIESYVYMPLLEEVGYIPKWRYAPGEEIRRHAQAIGEHFKLHSDACFQTQATELRWDDAESEWLVSTDRGDAMRARFVVVATGVLSQAKLPRIPGIESFRGHTFHTSRWDYAYTGGDANGNLHRLADKRVAVVGTGATAIQVVPHLAADAQHLYVFQRTPSTVDVRDNRPTDPEWAERLTPGWQRRRMDNFLKVLTGIPVDEVDEDLVNDAWTSSARLHEKLIPTNVYAEIPAKVRERVYEITDFQKMNELRARVDAVVADPVTAEKLKPWYRYMCKRPTFSDTYLQSFNRDNVTLVDTADTHGVERITEDAVVVGGTEYEVDCIVFATGFEVGISGILSGRLPVYGRGGVHLFEAWHEGPKTLHGFYSHGFPNLFQLGPLQNASSVNFVHVLDEQATHVAEVVAAARERKARYVEPNPQAQDDWVAGLRKNAPDLHKFQAECTPGYYNNEGKPRERNETYADGPVAFHALLRDWREGGGLDDVLAPADQEGGEG; encoded by the coding sequence ATGTCTGCCCCCCACACCTCGACGACCCTCACGACGCCCGGACTGCCGGAACCCGACTTCGACATCGAGGCCCTGCGCGAGAAGTACCGGGCCGAGCGCGACCGACGGCTGCGCCCCGACGGGACTTCCCAATACCACGGCGTCGGCGGAAGGTTCGGCTACTACGCACAGGACCCCTACACGGACCAGGAGTTCACCCGGGAGCCCTTGCACGACCGCGTCGAGGCGGTCGTCATCGGCGGCGGATTCGGCGGTCTGCTCGCGGCCGCGCGCCTGCGGCAGGTGGGCGTCGAGTCGATCCGGGTGATCGAGAAGGGCGGGGACTTCGGCGGTACCTGGTACTGGAACCGCTATCCCGGCATCCACTGCGACATCGAGTCCTACGTCTACATGCCGCTCCTAGAGGAGGTCGGCTACATACCGAAGTGGCGGTACGCGCCGGGCGAGGAGATCCGCCGGCACGCGCAGGCCATCGGGGAACACTTCAAGCTGCACAGCGACGCGTGCTTCCAGACACAGGCGACCGAACTGCGCTGGGACGACGCCGAGTCGGAATGGCTCGTCAGCACCGACCGCGGCGACGCGATGCGGGCCCGATTCGTGGTGGTGGCCACCGGAGTACTCAGCCAGGCGAAGCTCCCGAGGATCCCTGGGATCGAGTCCTTCCGCGGGCATACGTTCCACACCAGCCGCTGGGACTACGCGTACACGGGCGGCGACGCGAACGGAAATCTCCACAGGCTCGCCGACAAGCGCGTCGCCGTCGTCGGCACCGGCGCCACGGCCATCCAGGTCGTACCGCACCTCGCGGCCGACGCCCAGCACCTCTACGTCTTCCAGCGCACGCCCTCCACCGTCGACGTACGCGACAACCGGCCCACCGACCCGGAGTGGGCCGAGCGCCTCACCCCCGGCTGGCAGCGGCGCCGCATGGACAACTTCCTCAAGGTCCTCACCGGCATCCCGGTCGACGAGGTCGACGAGGACCTGGTGAACGACGCCTGGACCAGCTCTGCGCGACTGCACGAGAAGCTCATCCCCACCAACGTGTACGCGGAGATCCCGGCCAAGGTGCGCGAACGCGTCTACGAGATCACCGACTTCCAGAAGATGAACGAGCTGCGCGCCCGCGTGGACGCGGTCGTCGCGGACCCGGTGACGGCCGAGAAGCTCAAGCCCTGGTACCGGTACATGTGCAAGCGGCCCACGTTCAGCGACACCTACCTGCAGAGCTTCAACCGGGACAACGTCACACTCGTCGACACGGCCGATACCCATGGCGTGGAGCGGATCACCGAGGACGCGGTCGTGGTCGGCGGCACGGAGTACGAGGTCGACTGCATCGTCTTCGCGACCGGTTTCGAGGTCGGCATCTCGGGGATTCTGTCCGGCCGGCTCCCGGTCTACGGACGGGGAGGCGTACACCTCTTCGAGGCATGGCACGAAGGGCCCAAGACCCTTCACGGCTTCTACAGTCACGGTTTCCCGAACCTCTTCCAGCTCGGCCCGCTGCAGAACGCGAGCTCCGTCAACTTCGTCCACGTACTCGACGAACAGGCCACTCACGTCGCCGAGGTCGTGGCCGCAGCCCGCGAGCGCAAGGCCCGCTACGTCGAGCCGAACCCTCAGGCTCAGGACGACTGGGTGGCCGGCCTCCGGAAGAACGCGCCCGACCTGCACAAGTTCCAGGCCGAGTGCACCCCTGGCTACTACAACAACGAGGGCAAGCCACGCGAGCGCAACGAGACCTATGCCGACGGACCGGTCGCCTTCCACGCACTGCTCAGGGACTGGCGCGAGGGCGGCGGCCTGGACGATGTACTCGCCCCGGCCGATCAAGAGGGGGGCGAAGGGTGA
- a CDS encoding SDR family NAD(P)-dependent oxidoreductase, which yields MDGLEGKVVVFAGGGGIAQATAEILGAGGAKVIVGDIDADSAGAVVQAAKSAGGEGLAVTVDIADQEQVRKHMELAVREYGRIDGLFNVAANIHPDEVAKDTHAVDIDLGAWQRSIDVNLTSYLLTLERALPHMITGGGGSVVNILSAAAYAGMPDKVAHSVTKAGLTALTRHVAGKYGKHGIRANGVAPGRALTEQTKLNLPSEYQDLALRATPSPRQGKPEDIGSMVAFLLSDRSAWINGQMLSVGGGSTMRP from the coding sequence ATGGACGGACTCGAAGGCAAAGTCGTGGTCTTCGCCGGTGGCGGAGGGATCGCCCAGGCGACCGCGGAGATCCTCGGCGCCGGCGGCGCCAAGGTGATCGTCGGCGACATCGACGCGGACTCGGCCGGGGCGGTGGTCCAGGCCGCGAAGTCCGCCGGCGGTGAAGGTCTGGCGGTGACCGTCGACATAGCGGACCAGGAACAGGTCAGGAAACACATGGAGCTGGCCGTGCGCGAGTACGGCCGCATCGACGGCCTGTTCAACGTCGCCGCCAACATCCATCCGGACGAGGTGGCCAAGGACACGCACGCGGTCGACATCGACCTGGGCGCCTGGCAGCGGTCCATCGACGTCAACCTGACCAGCTACCTGCTCACGCTTGAGCGCGCGTTGCCTCACATGATCACCGGCGGTGGTGGCTCCGTGGTGAACATCCTCTCGGCGGCCGCCTATGCCGGAATGCCGGACAAGGTCGCCCACTCGGTGACGAAGGCCGGACTCACCGCGCTCACCCGACACGTCGCCGGCAAATACGGCAAGCACGGGATCAGGGCCAACGGCGTCGCGCCCGGGCGCGCCCTGACCGAGCAGACCAAGCTGAACCTGCCGAGCGAGTACCAAGACCTCGCCCTCCGAGCCACCCCCTCACCGCGCCAGGGAAAGCCCGAGGACATCGGCTCCATGGTGGCGTTTCTCCTGTCCGACCGATCCGCGTGGATCAACGGCCAGATGCTCTCGGTCGGCGGAGGCAGCACGATGCGCCCCTGA